In a genomic window of Penaeus chinensis breed Huanghai No. 1 chromosome 30, ASM1920278v2, whole genome shotgun sequence:
- the LOC125041276 gene encoding uncharacterized protein LOC125041276, which translates to MPRQPCIRGTTTSSPNTTARVRRLPTSSSSTPVGCRVCHSAEGGPLRRPPGSRGAGAARGDPPASVPAPHSSDCPFSRLSDALAELSGTHPVPLRFWPCPSSPSLSPRASFAPAVLAPPLPFAAPPSAR; encoded by the exons ATGCCGCGTCAGCCGTGCATCCGTGGCACCACCACCAGCTCCCCTAACACCACCGCCCGCGTCCGCCGACTTCCTACCTCGTCTTCGTCAACGCCTGTCGGATGTCGCGTGTGCCACTCGGCGGAGGGCGGCCCTCTTCGCCGCCCTCCCGGAAGCCGTGGCGCGGGCGCCGCCCGCG GTGATCCGCCGGCCAGCGTGCCCGCGCCACACTCTTCGGACTGCCCTTTCTCGCGGCTCTCTGACGCCCTGGCGGAGCTGAGCGGCACCCATCCTGTCCCCCTCAGGTTCTGGCCCTGCCCATCTAGTCCGTCCCTATCACCCCGCGCCTCCTTCGCCCCTGCCGTGTTGGCCCCTCCGCTCCCCTTCGCCGCGCCTCCCTCCGCTCGCTAA
- the LOC125041275 gene encoding antho-RFamide neuropeptides-like, with translation MDGSRTEAAQTPRQTRADEAAYRRRENEGAEARKHRRRGQDIGRNRKKGSRRQEEGRRGRRGRAEAERRADSGPGRGSIGGRTKRSHRKQRTDEAGADASAEADSIGSRGSRGRLRTQRQEEGRRGEAGQNRYRTRKPSEELASEDDSGRRGRIGKQRNNRGRIGAD, from the coding sequence atgGACGGCAGCAGGACAGAAGCCGCGCAGACGCCGAGGCAGACGCGGGCAGACGAGGCAGCATATCGACGACGGGAGAACGAGGGAGCCGAAGCGAGGAAGCATAGACGCAGAGGGCAAGACATcggaaggaataggaagaagggcaGCAGGCGGCAGGAAGAGGGCAGACGAGGCCGCCGCGGACGCGCCGAAGCCGAACGACGGGCAGACAGCGGGCCGGGACGCGGCAGCATCGGCGGCAGAACGAAGCGGAGCCATAGGAAGCAGCGGACCGACGAGGCAGGAGCGGACGCCTCGGCCGAAGCGGACAGCATCGGCAGCAGAGGCAGCCGAGGAAGACTTAGGACGCAGCGGCAAgaagagggacgaagaggagaagcgGGCCAGAATAGGTACCGGACGAGGAAGCCGAGCGAAGAATTGGCATCAGAGGACGACAGCGGACGacgaggaagaataggaaagcaGAGAAATAACAGAGGAAGAATCGGAGCAGACTAG